Proteins from a genomic interval of Schistocerca piceifrons isolate TAMUIC-IGC-003096 chromosome 3, iqSchPice1.1, whole genome shotgun sequence:
- the LOC124789062 gene encoding uncharacterized protein LOC124789062 produces MESNSNKQDENITRSDSELGTIDTVVGFENPIDESTPTKQEEREVKPEVVKSEPNVSVDASHKGEDMELTSLLNRMMTQIREGNASLKAEMASHISQLEENLSGNIKANLDILNTQSQRITEVNKSVNRIRAEITNVQRKVTEIEKRFDTEIQRIEKSVEPLVSEKLEPITESKLQVIVPVVKKETVKETAADIETLRNTMLSFDARVREQENTLRNDIKLLSQQVQNQTFLNCSGIPLSDELMKEESEKALFVGTDGNCAERQGQGRSDVTYGKRFVRIVDESHREVIKEERVDKKKGHSAETHGDSEITSYAEYVHQLKSQPAQLERSSTQVISLDPNMTVLESHTDYDVYLVTARVHDCDEDSFKEIRESVSNQEKECCDPCSTEANELSETGIPLVGENNESKSGECTIQQRESREMDYNLGELLESEEGHISKEEELSSESSESIQGEKEVEEVSDSATESSGMTDSNENEMTLKSLDEGLLEKAVKEFRMKRRKKPPDGMEQGK; encoded by the exons atggagtcgaatagtaacaagcaagacgagaacattacaaggtcagactcagaattagggaccatagatactgttgtagggtttgaaaatcctatagatgaatccacacccacaaaacaggaggaacgggaagtgaaaccagaggtagtgaaaagtgaacccaatgtatctgtggatgcaagtcacaagggagaggatatggaattaacaagtttgttaaataggatgatgacgcaaattcgagaagggaatgctagtttgaaagcagaaatggctagtcatatatcacaattggaggaaaacctatctggtaatataaaagccaatttagatattttgaatacgcaaagccagcgtatcacagaggtaaacaaatcagtaaatagaattagggctgaaataacaaatgttcagagaaaagtcacagaaatagagaaaagatttgataccgaaattcagagaatagagaaatcagtggaacctttggttagtgaaaaattagaaccgataactgaaagtaaattacaggtgatagtaccagttgtaaagaaagagactGTTaaggaaacggcagctgatattgaaacactgcgcaataccatgttgagttttgatgcacgTGTGCGGGAGCAGGAGaatacactgcgtaatgacataaaattgttaagtcagcaagttcagaatcagacgtttcttaactgtagtggtatcccattg agtgacgaattgatgaaggaagagtcagagaaggcgttgtttgtcggtacggatggcaactgtgcagagaggcaggggcaagggaggagtgatgtgacttatggtaaaaggttcgtacgaatagtcgacgaatcgcatcgagaagtaattaaagaggaaagggtggataagaaaaaggggcatagtgcagagacgcatggcgattcagaaattacctcgtatgcagaatatgtacatcagctcaaaagccagccagcacaattagaaagatcttccactcaagtgattagtttggacccgaatatgacagtgttagagagccataccgattatgatgtgtacctagtgacagcaagagtacatgactgtgatgaagattcttttaaagaaattagagaaagtgtatctaaccaagagaaagagtgttgtgatccctgtagtactgaagcaaatgagttgagtgagactggaattccattagtaggggaaaataatgaaagtaagagtggcgaatgcactatccaacaaagggaaagtagagaaatggattataatttgggTGAATTATtggaatccgaagaaggtcatatttctaaggaggaggaattatcgtcagaatcatcagaaagcatccagggagaaaaagaagtagaggaagtttccgattccgcaaccgagagttcaggcatgacagattcgaatgagaacgagatgacattaaagagcctagacgaaggactattggaaaaagcggtgaaagaatttaggatgaaaaggagaaagaaacctccagatggaatg